In one Streptomyces sp. NBC_00597 genomic region, the following are encoded:
- a CDS encoding 4-alpha-glucanotransferase produces MDDLARLAALHGVATTYQPAEDVTVRVPEATVAAVLRELGVDCDTPQAVRGHLADADREAAQRLLPPVLVWWAGSLPPAELTALPAGTRIRLEGDEAGGWLPGEDSGGEPARDPAQDPDPGPVPAPEPEPARVPPLGVHRLIAEAPDGRTGAATLIIAPERAPAAPERAHGLLVQLYSLLSEQSWGMGDLGDLAALASWAGRTHGVGFIQVNPLHAAVPGTPTDPSPYRPSSRRFPDPVHLRIEDVPEYADCPDSDALAELAARGGELRREVLEKGALIDRDAVWALKRAALELLYAVPRTQEREAAYQVFRAEQGTELDRHATWCAEHAGDDPRAGADFHRWLVWLTDTQLSAAQLAAREAGMAVGIVHDLAVGVHPKGSDTSSPSLYATAVSVGAPPDAFNARGQDWSLPPWRPDRLADDGYAPFRDLLRGVFRYAGALRIDHVMGLFRLWWIPEGAPPAEGTYVSYDGEAMLAVLVLEAHRAGALVIGEDLGTVEPRVRRALARRGVLGTSVLWFERDWAGDGQPLAPEAWRADCLATATTHDLPPTAAKLAGAHVELRDRLGLLTRPVEQEQTEDAADTAQWLDVLERLGLDTKGEEAAVRALYGFLLRTPASLVGVWLPDAVGDRRPQNLPGTWDQYPNWRLPVADPAGRPLTLEALAASPRANALLGAVREGVSARTAPPGARRV; encoded by the coding sequence ATGGACGACCTCGCCCGGCTCGCGGCCCTGCACGGCGTCGCCACCACCTACCAGCCCGCCGAGGACGTCACGGTCCGGGTCCCGGAGGCCACCGTGGCCGCCGTGCTGCGGGAGCTGGGCGTGGACTGCGACACCCCGCAGGCCGTGCGGGGGCACCTGGCCGACGCCGACCGCGAGGCGGCGCAGCGGCTGTTGCCGCCCGTGCTGGTGTGGTGGGCCGGGTCGCTGCCGCCCGCCGAGCTCACCGCGCTGCCGGCAGGGACGCGGATCCGGCTGGAGGGCGACGAGGCCGGAGGCTGGCTGCCGGGCGAGGACTCCGGCGGGGAGCCCGCCCGGGACCCGGCCCAGGACCCGGACCCCGGCCCGGTTCCGGCCCCGGAACCGGAACCGGCCCGGGTGCCGCCGCTCGGTGTGCACCGGCTCATCGCCGAGGCCCCCGACGGTCGCACCGGGGCCGCCACCTTGATCATCGCCCCGGAGCGGGCCCCCGCCGCGCCCGAGCGGGCCCACGGACTGCTCGTCCAGCTGTACTCCCTGCTCTCCGAACAGTCCTGGGGCATGGGAGACCTCGGTGACCTGGCCGCGCTCGCCAGCTGGGCCGGCCGCACCCACGGCGTCGGCTTCATCCAGGTCAACCCGCTGCACGCGGCCGTGCCGGGGACCCCGACCGACCCCTCCCCGTACCGGCCCTCCTCGCGCCGCTTCCCCGACCCGGTGCACCTGCGGATCGAGGACGTCCCCGAGTACGCCGACTGCCCGGACTCCGACGCCCTCGCCGAACTCGCCGCCCGGGGCGGGGAACTGCGCCGCGAGGTCCTGGAGAAGGGCGCACTGATCGACCGGGACGCCGTCTGGGCCCTCAAGCGCGCCGCCCTGGAGCTGCTGTACGCGGTCCCCCGCACGCAGGAACGGGAGGCCGCCTACCAGGTGTTCCGCGCCGAACAGGGAACGGAGCTGGACCGGCACGCCACGTGGTGCGCCGAGCACGCCGGCGACGACCCGAGAGCCGGGGCCGACTTCCATCGCTGGCTGGTCTGGCTGACGGACACCCAACTCAGTGCGGCCCAGCTGGCCGCCCGCGAGGCCGGGATGGCGGTCGGCATCGTGCACGACCTGGCCGTCGGGGTGCACCCGAAGGGCTCCGACACCTCCAGCCCGTCCCTCTATGCGACGGCCGTCAGCGTCGGCGCCCCGCCCGACGCGTTCAACGCGCGCGGCCAGGACTGGAGCCTGCCGCCGTGGCGGCCCGACCGGCTCGCCGACGACGGATACGCGCCGTTCCGGGACCTGTTGCGCGGGGTGTTCCGCTACGCCGGGGCCCTGCGGATCGACCACGTCATGGGCCTGTTCCGGCTCTGGTGGATCCCGGAGGGGGCGCCGCCCGCCGAGGGCACGTACGTCTCGTACGACGGCGAGGCGATGCTCGCGGTCCTGGTGCTGGAGGCCCACCGGGCCGGGGCCCTCGTGATCGGCGAGGACCTCGGGACGGTGGAGCCGCGGGTCCGTCGGGCGCTGGCCCGGCGAGGGGTGCTCGGCACCTCCGTGCTGTGGTTCGAACGGGACTGGGCGGGCGACGGACAGCCGCTCGCACCCGAGGCGTGGCGGGCCGACTGCCTGGCCACCGCCACCACCCACGACCTGCCGCCCACCGCCGCCAAACTGGCCGGCGCCCACGTGGAACTGCGCGACCGGCTCGGCCTTCTGACCCGCCCCGTGGAGCAGGAGCAGACCGAGGACGCCGCGGACACCGCGCAGTGGCTGGACGTACTGGAGCGGCTCGGTCTGGACACCAAGGGCGAGGAGGCCGCCGTACGGGCCCTGTACGGCTTCCTGCTGCGCACCCCCGCCAGCCTGGTCGGCGTATGGCTGCCCGACGCGGTGGGGGACCGGCGTCCGCAGAACCTGCCGGGGACCTGGGACCAGTACCCCAATTGGCGGCTGCCGGTGGCCGACCCGGCGGGGCGGCCGCTGACCCTGGAGGCGCTGGCCGCCTCCCCCCGGGCGAACGCCCTGCTGGGAGCGGTGCGGGAGGGGGTGAGTGCCCGTACGGCACCCCCGGGCGCGCGCCGCGTTTAG
- a CDS encoding ROK family protein, protein MTGTTPGTPSLLRVMNDRAALDLLLEHGPLSRTRIGRLTGLSKPTASQLLARLEAAGLVVASGTSGGRPGPSAQLYGVNPRAAHVAGLDVTPNGIVAAVADLTGEVTGSHELPYAEGTAAVDRVTRALGEAVKDAGLQRSDIHRVVIATPGSFDPGTGALRYADHLPGWHSPTLLEELAAALPMPLEYENDVNLAAVAEQRLGAARGHGDFVLLWNEEGLGAALVLGGRLHRGWTGGAGEVGFLPVPGHPLVRQVTRVNSGGYQGLAGAQVVPGMAAALGIAPPPGAAAGPGHEAGHEAGPGHEAGSGHGAGREAGSGAALVAAAVALLAQAAEHPEGANLRLLQQYATALATGLASLVAVLDPEIVVLSGAVTAAGGDVLRELVEAELADLAPSRPRLVSGTVRERPVLRGALESALATTRDEVFDTSRR, encoded by the coding sequence ATGACCGGCACCACCCCCGGAACGCCCAGCCTGCTCCGCGTCATGAACGACCGCGCGGCGCTGGACCTGCTGCTGGAGCACGGGCCCCTGTCCCGCACCCGGATCGGCCGGCTCACCGGGCTCTCCAAGCCCACCGCCTCCCAGCTGCTGGCCCGCCTCGAAGCCGCCGGACTCGTCGTGGCCTCCGGCACCTCCGGCGGCCGCCCCGGCCCCAGCGCCCAGCTGTACGGGGTCAACCCGCGCGCCGCCCACGTCGCCGGACTGGACGTCACCCCGAACGGTATCGTCGCGGCCGTCGCCGACCTCACCGGCGAGGTCACCGGCAGCCACGAGCTCCCGTACGCCGAGGGCACCGCGGCCGTCGACCGGGTCACCCGGGCGCTCGGCGAGGCCGTCAAGGACGCCGGCCTCCAGCGTTCCGACATCCACCGGGTCGTCATTGCCACCCCGGGCTCCTTCGACCCGGGCACCGGGGCCCTGCGCTACGCCGACCACCTCCCCGGCTGGCACTCCCCCACCCTCCTGGAGGAGCTGGCGGCGGCCCTGCCGATGCCGCTCGAGTACGAGAACGACGTGAACCTGGCCGCGGTCGCCGAGCAGCGCCTCGGCGCGGCCCGCGGCCACGGCGACTTCGTCCTGTTGTGGAACGAGGAGGGCCTCGGCGCCGCCCTGGTGCTCGGCGGCCGGCTGCACCGCGGCTGGACCGGCGGCGCGGGCGAGGTCGGGTTCCTGCCCGTGCCGGGCCATCCCCTGGTCCGGCAGGTCACCCGGGTCAACTCCGGTGGCTACCAAGGGCTGGCCGGTGCACAGGTGGTGCCCGGGATGGCGGCTGCCCTGGGCATCGCGCCGCCGCCCGGCGCCGCAGCCGGGCCGGGGCACGAGGCCGGACACGAAGCGGGGCCGGGGCACGAAGCGGGATCGGGGCACGGCGCCGGGCGCGAAGCCGGGTCGGGGGCCGCGCTGGTCGCCGCGGCGGTCGCGCTGCTCGCGCAGGCCGCCGAGCACCCCGAGGGGGCCAACCTGCGGCTCCTCCAGCAGTACGCCACCGCGCTCGCCACCGGTCTGGCCTCGCTGGTCGCCGTACTGGACCCGGAGATCGTGGTCCTGTCCGGCGCGGTGACCGCCGCCGGCGGGGACGTGCTGCGCGAGCTCGTCGAGGCCGAGCTCGCCGATCTCGCCCCCTCCCGGCCGCGCCTGGTGTCCGGCACCGTGCGCGAGCGGCCCGTACTGCGCGGCGCGCTGGAGAGCGCCCTCGCCACCACCCGCGACGAAGTCTTCGACACCTCCCGCCGCTGA
- a CDS encoding HNH endonuclease, with protein sequence MPHVLVLNASYEPLGVVPLRRALVLVLENKAVSLEESGAFLHSATRVVPAPSVVRLKRFVRVPYRGPVPLTRRALFARDGGRCMYCGGVATSVDHVIPRSRGGQHVWDNVVAACRRCNHVKADRHLLELGWRLRHQPAPPSGLAWRIIGTGHRDPRWMPYLQAYGAEDALDRIGAAAS encoded by the coding sequence GTGCCGCACGTCCTGGTCCTCAATGCGTCGTACGAGCCGCTCGGCGTCGTACCGCTCCGCCGCGCGCTCGTCCTCGTCCTGGAGAACAAAGCCGTCTCCCTGGAAGAATCCGGCGCCTTTCTGCACAGCGCGACGAGAGTCGTCCCCGCGCCCAGCGTGGTCCGGCTCAAGCGCTTCGTGCGGGTCCCCTACCGGGGGCCCGTTCCGCTCACCCGCCGCGCACTCTTCGCCCGGGACGGCGGCCGCTGCATGTACTGCGGCGGGGTCGCGACGAGCGTCGACCACGTGATCCCGCGCAGCCGCGGCGGGCAGCACGTGTGGGACAACGTGGTCGCCGCATGCCGGCGGTGCAACCACGTCAAAGCGGACCGGCACCTGCTGGAGCTGGGCTGGCGACTGCGCCACCAGCCGGCTCCGCCGTCCGGTCTGGCCTGGCGGATCATCGGGACGGGGCACCGGGACCCGCGCTGGATGCCGTACCTCCAGGCCTACGGCGCGGAGGACGCCCTGGACCGCATCGGCGCGGCGGCCTCCTGA
- a CDS encoding beta-N-acetylglucosaminidase domain-containing protein, with translation MQLRARKRTTAAAVAVIGTLLGGGVFVMSPAMFELPGSPAVPGPDHGPGPAAGAGGARAGGPASATAAGAAGGPVLDPGADVPRAASEGPAVWPRPQSMTADAAREVPLGPEAVLVAAPDADPYAVGLVRTALREAGVRALHEPAPGEPLPERGTVVRLQGPQAQEALRALGAFGTGAGATAAELPSGGYRLAVGKAAGRDTVALAGVGEDGLFHAAQTLRQVLAAGGPGAGKVPGVVVRDWPTAPVRGTTEGFYGQPWTQDQRLAQLDFMGRTKQNRLLLAPGDDPYRTSNWREDYPAAQQAQFRELAERARANRVVLAWAVNPGQSMCLASAADRAALARKMDAMWDLGFRAFQVQFQDVSYTEWGCRADRVRYGTGPAAAAKAHAEVAGELAAHLAARHPGAAPLSLMPTEYHQKGATTYRTALASRLDGRVEVAWTGVGVVPRTITGNELAGARSAFGQHPLVTMDNYPVNDWDPGRVFLGPYTGREAAVAGGSAALLANAMPQAALSRIPLFTAADFAWNPNGYRPGESWAAAVSDLAGPDQAARRSLAGLAGNTASSGLGQQESAYLRPLVDEFWRTRGSGDQAAGDRLRAAFTALREAPARLPGLSAEAGPWLARLSAYGTAGELAVDLLRAQSRGDGAAAWKASQDLATARKALADPGAARVDKAVLDPFLAQAVAEADAWTGAARQTGTVSREPDSFTVHLNAVRPVSVVTVMTDPLPPGSRGAAVEAHVPGEGWRKVADASASGWTQADVGGVGADAVRLSWAGLPAPAVHQVVPWLADGPEVGFELAQAVDVEIGGAAQVVPAQLSALRPGGVKGPLAATAPPGVEVKLPAEATAPRGTRVTVPVSVTVPAGTPAGSYPVSVTFAGQTRTLTVRAVPRTGGPDLFRSARASSSGNETPAFPASAAVDGSATTRWSSPPVDGAWWQAELPAAARVGKLVLHWQEAYPSAYRVETSADGTTWRPAGAVAASRGGLETVRLDASAPARFVRITCEKRATRFGCSLFSAEAYAAVP, from the coding sequence GTGCAGCTCAGGGCCAGGAAGCGGACGACGGCTGCGGCGGTGGCGGTCATCGGGACGCTGCTGGGGGGCGGGGTGTTCGTCATGTCGCCCGCCATGTTCGAGCTGCCGGGCTCGCCGGCCGTCCCCGGACCGGACCACGGCCCCGGACCTGCGGCCGGAGCCGGCGGTGCGCGCGCCGGCGGACCGGCGTCCGCCACCGCGGCGGGGGCTGCGGGCGGGCCCGTCCTCGACCCGGGCGCCGACGTGCCGCGAGCAGCCTCCGAGGGCCCGGCCGTCTGGCCGCGCCCGCAGTCGATGACCGCCGATGCGGCGCGCGAGGTCCCGCTGGGCCCCGAGGCCGTCCTGGTGGCGGCGCCGGACGCCGATCCGTACGCGGTCGGGCTGGTCCGCACCGCGCTGCGCGAGGCGGGCGTACGGGCCCTGCACGAACCGGCGCCGGGAGAGCCGCTGCCCGAGCGGGGCACCGTCGTACGGCTCCAGGGACCCCAGGCGCAGGAGGCCCTGCGGGCGCTGGGTGCGTTCGGCACCGGAGCCGGAGCCACGGCCGCGGAACTGCCGAGCGGCGGCTACCGGCTCGCCGTGGGCAAGGCCGCGGGCCGGGACACGGTCGCGCTGGCTGGTGTGGGCGAGGACGGCCTGTTCCACGCGGCGCAGACGCTGCGCCAGGTGCTGGCCGCAGGCGGCCCCGGCGCCGGGAAGGTGCCCGGGGTCGTGGTGCGGGACTGGCCGACCGCACCCGTACGCGGAACCACCGAGGGGTTCTACGGGCAGCCGTGGACGCAGGACCAGCGGCTCGCGCAACTCGACTTCATGGGCAGGACCAAGCAGAACCGGCTGCTGCTCGCGCCCGGCGACGACCCGTACCGGACCTCCAACTGGCGCGAGGACTATCCGGCGGCGCAGCAGGCGCAGTTCCGGGAGCTGGCCGAGCGGGCCCGCGCCAACCGGGTGGTGCTGGCCTGGGCGGTGAACCCCGGGCAGTCGATGTGCCTGGCCTCGGCGGCCGACCGGGCGGCGCTGGCGCGCAAGATGGACGCGATGTGGGACCTGGGCTTCCGGGCGTTCCAGGTGCAGTTCCAGGACGTCAGTTACACCGAATGGGGCTGTCGGGCCGACCGGGTGCGGTACGGGACGGGTCCGGCGGCCGCCGCGAAGGCGCACGCCGAGGTCGCCGGCGAACTGGCGGCGCACCTCGCCGCCCGGCACCCGGGCGCGGCGCCGCTGTCGCTGATGCCGACGGAGTACCACCAGAAGGGCGCGACCACGTACCGGACCGCCCTGGCGAGCCGGCTCGACGGGCGGGTGGAGGTCGCCTGGACGGGCGTGGGCGTGGTGCCGCGGACCATCACCGGCAACGAACTGGCGGGGGCGCGCAGCGCCTTCGGCCAGCACCCGCTCGTGACCATGGACAACTACCCGGTCAACGACTGGGATCCGGGCCGGGTCTTCCTGGGCCCGTACACGGGCCGGGAGGCCGCGGTGGCGGGCGGCTCGGCGGCCCTGCTGGCCAATGCGATGCCGCAGGCCGCCCTGTCGCGGATCCCGCTGTTCACGGCGGCGGACTTCGCGTGGAACCCGAACGGCTACCGGCCGGGCGAGTCCTGGGCGGCCGCGGTCTCCGACCTGGCGGGCCCGGACCAGGCGGCCCGCCGCTCGCTGGCCGGGCTGGCCGGGAACACGGCCTCCTCGGGGCTCGGCCAGCAGGAGTCGGCGTACCTGCGCCCGCTGGTGGACGAGTTCTGGCGCACCCGCGGCTCGGGCGACCAGGCGGCCGGGGACAGGCTGCGGGCGGCGTTCACGGCCCTGCGGGAGGCGCCCGCGCGACTGCCGGGGCTGTCGGCCGAGGCCGGGCCGTGGCTGGCGCGGCTGTCGGCGTACGGAACGGCGGGCGAGCTGGCGGTGGACCTCCTGCGGGCCCAGTCCCGCGGGGACGGGGCGGCAGCGTGGAAGGCCTCGCAGGATCTGGCGACGGCCCGCAAGGCGCTCGCGGACCCGGGCGCAGCCCGGGTCGACAAGGCCGTACTGGACCCCTTCCTGGCACAGGCGGTGGCGGAGGCGGACGCGTGGACGGGAGCGGCCCGCCAGACGGGCACGGTGTCCCGGGAGCCGGACTCGTTCACGGTCCATCTCAACGCGGTGCGGCCGGTGTCGGTGGTGACCGTGATGACGGACCCGCTCCCGCCGGGGAGCCGGGGCGCGGCGGTGGAGGCGCACGTTCCGGGCGAGGGCTGGCGCAAGGTCGCGGACGCCTCGGCGTCGGGCTGGACCCAGGCGGACGTCGGCGGCGTGGGCGCGGACGCGGTGCGGCTGTCGTGGGCGGGACTGCCGGCTCCGGCGGTGCACCAGGTGGTGCCGTGGCTGGCGGACGGGCCGGAGGTCGGGTTCGAACTGGCGCAGGCCGTGGACGTGGAGATCGGCGGGGCCGCGCAGGTGGTGCCGGCGCAGCTGTCGGCGCTTCGCCCGGGCGGCGTCAAGGGCCCGCTGGCGGCTACGGCCCCGCCGGGGGTCGAGGTGAAGCTCCCGGCGGAAGCGACGGCTCCGCGGGGCACTCGGGTCACGGTGCCGGTGTCGGTGACGGTCCCGGCGGGCACCCCGGCGGGCAGCTACCCGGTGTCGGTCACCTTCGCGGGGCAGACCCGGACGCTGACCGTCCGGGCGGTCCCGCGCACGGGCGGCCCGGACCTGTTCCGCTCGGCGCGGGCCTCGTCGTCGGGGAACGAGACCCCGGCGTTCCCGGCCTCGGCGGCGGTGGACGGCTCCGCGACGACGCGCTGGTCGTCCCCGCCGGTGGACGGCGCGTGGTGGCAGGCGGAGCTCCCGGCCGCGGCCCGGGTCGGCAAGCTGGTGCTGCACTGGCAGGAGGCGTACCCGTCGGCGTACCGGGTGGAGACCTCTGCGGACGGCACGACCTGGCGGCCGGCGGGTGCGGTCGCGGCGTCGCGCGGAGGCCTGGAGACGGTCCGCCTGGACGCCTCTGCGCCGGCCCGCTTCGTGCGCATCACCTGCGAGAAGCGCGCCACCCGGTTCGGCTGCAGCCTCTTCTCGGCGGAGGCCTACGCCGCCGTCCCGTAG
- a CDS encoding MarR family transcriptional regulator: MTEANKDAVDAIIDQWHAVRPDLETAPMAVFGRIYRIARSMGDAMDRAYARYGISRGEFDVVATLRRSGAPYTLSPRQLSATLMLTTGGMTGRLDKLEKAGLLSRRPDPHDRRGLQVTITDRGLALIDEAVAAGLEVQRAALTGLDDEEVAALTGLLRKLLAGV, translated from the coding sequence ATGACCGAGGCCAACAAGGACGCCGTCGACGCGATCATCGACCAGTGGCACGCAGTGCGACCGGATCTGGAAACCGCCCCCATGGCGGTCTTCGGCCGCATCTACCGGATCGCCCGGAGCATGGGGGACGCGATGGATCGGGCCTACGCCCGCTACGGGATCTCGCGCGGCGAGTTCGACGTCGTCGCCACATTGCGGCGCTCCGGCGCCCCGTACACGCTCTCACCGCGCCAGCTGTCGGCCACGCTCATGCTCACGACGGGCGGCATGACCGGGCGCCTGGACAAGCTGGAGAAGGCCGGGTTGCTCTCCCGCAGGCCCGATCCGCACGACCGCCGCGGGCTACAGGTGACGATCACCGACCGGGGGCTCGCACTCATCGACGAGGCCGTCGCCGCCGGGCTGGAGGTGCAGCGCGCCGCGCTCACCGGGCTCGACGACGAGGAGGTCGCCGCTCTGACCGGCCTGCTGCGCAAGCTGCTGGCTGGGGTCTAG
- a CDS encoding MFS transporter: protein MAGERSLLVGAGVSAVGTGMYVPFSLVFFHHVTGLSFALVGLVLTVTGLAGLAFLPLAGSAVDRFGAKRIVLALYAVRALGFALYPFAGSLPAFAAVALVTALADRSFPVVQQSLIGEVARGADRDRLQASLRALQNAGMGAGALIVSGVLALWGTAAFTYTVWGNALAFALAGLLVRRVRPVRDALTASAKRPAAGYRMVLRDRPFLALTAANFLTALGYAALSVLFPLYIATWLHGPDSLTGAAFTLNTALCAGIGVLVAGRVRRSGARRTRSAALGALLFAAAFVGQIVLGTLRPGQTATLIALLVIVVVYTLGELVHSPSGGALSVSAAPEAVRGRYLATYQVSYSLATALAPSLFTALLAVDGRLPWAVLAVAAAGAALALVRLERRLPVEAVYPQPSVVTAASAPRTPAPVSDPVSAPAV, encoded by the coding sequence GTGGCGGGGGAACGGTCCCTGCTCGTCGGTGCCGGGGTCAGCGCGGTCGGGACCGGCATGTACGTCCCGTTCTCGCTCGTCTTCTTCCACCACGTCACCGGCCTCTCCTTCGCCCTCGTCGGCCTGGTCCTGACCGTCACCGGCCTCGCCGGACTGGCGTTCCTGCCGCTGGCCGGCTCCGCCGTCGACCGGTTCGGCGCCAAGCGGATCGTCCTCGCCCTCTACGCGGTCCGGGCGCTCGGCTTCGCGCTCTACCCCTTCGCCGGCTCACTGCCCGCCTTCGCCGCCGTCGCCCTCGTCACCGCCCTGGCCGACCGGTCCTTCCCCGTCGTCCAGCAGTCCCTGATCGGCGAGGTGGCGCGCGGCGCCGACCGGGACCGGCTCCAGGCCTCCCTGCGCGCCCTGCAGAACGCCGGGATGGGCGCCGGAGCCCTGATCGTCTCCGGAGTGCTGGCGCTGTGGGGGACCGCCGCCTTCACGTACACCGTCTGGGGCAACGCGCTGGCCTTCGCGCTCGCCGGACTGCTCGTCCGCCGGGTCCGCCCGGTGCGCGACGCCCTGACGGCCTCCGCCAAGCGGCCGGCCGCCGGCTACCGGATGGTCCTGCGCGACCGCCCCTTCCTCGCCCTGACCGCCGCCAACTTCCTGACCGCACTGGGCTACGCGGCCCTGTCCGTACTCTTCCCGCTCTACATCGCCACCTGGCTGCACGGGCCCGACTCCCTCACCGGAGCCGCCTTCACCCTCAACACCGCCCTGTGCGCCGGGATCGGAGTGCTCGTCGCGGGCCGGGTCCGCCGCTCCGGAGCCCGCCGCACCCGCTCGGCCGCGCTCGGCGCACTGCTCTTCGCCGCCGCCTTCGTCGGCCAGATCGTGCTCGGCACCCTGCGCCCCGGGCAGACCGCCACCCTGATCGCCCTGCTGGTCATCGTCGTCGTCTACACCCTCGGCGAGCTGGTGCACAGCCCGTCCGGCGGGGCCCTGTCGGTCTCCGCCGCCCCGGAAGCCGTGCGCGGCCGCTACCTGGCCACCTACCAGGTGTCCTACTCGCTGGCCACCGCCCTGGCCCCCTCCCTCTTCACCGCCCTGCTCGCCGTCGACGGCCGCCTGCCCTGGGCCGTCCTCGCCGTCGCCGCGGCCGGCGCCGCCCTGGCGCTGGTCCGGCTGGAGCGCCGGCTGCCCGTCGAGGCCGTGTACCCGCAGCCGTCGGTCGTGACGGCCGCCTCGGCGCCGCGGACCCCGGCCCCGGTGTCGGACCCGGTGTCGGCCCCGGCGGTCTGA
- a CDS encoding EamA family transporter gives MKRFATVALTALAPISWGSTYAVATELLPPDRPLFTGVMRALPAGLLLTALARRLPTGAWWWKSAVLGTLNIGAFFPLLFLSAYRLPGGVAAVLGSAGPLFVVGLAALVLGERARLRTVLAAVVGAFGVSMVVLTSAARLDLVGIVAGVVSSASMAAGTVMTKRWGRPEAVGPLAVTGWQLTAGGLVIIPVAALIEGAPPALDGKAFLGYGYMMLINTGIAYWLWFRGIGSLTATSVTLLGPLSPLTAAVIGWAALGQALSPVQLMGMAIAFGATVAGQLFAARTPAPAEPFSSTEENDRNVSMDLTGDEVRR, from the coding sequence ATGAAGCGCTTCGCCACCGTCGCCCTGACCGCCCTCGCCCCGATCTCCTGGGGCTCGACCTACGCCGTGGCCACCGAACTGCTCCCGCCCGACCGGCCCCTGTTCACCGGGGTGATGCGGGCCCTGCCCGCCGGACTGCTGCTCACGGCCCTGGCCCGCAGACTCCCGACCGGCGCCTGGTGGTGGAAGTCCGCCGTCCTCGGCACGCTCAACATCGGCGCCTTCTTCCCCCTGCTGTTCCTGTCCGCGTACCGGCTGCCCGGCGGCGTGGCGGCCGTCCTCGGCTCCGCGGGCCCGCTGTTCGTCGTCGGACTCGCCGCCCTCGTCCTGGGGGAGCGGGCCCGGCTGCGGACCGTACTCGCCGCCGTCGTGGGGGCGTTCGGCGTGAGCATGGTCGTCCTGACCTCCGCGGCCCGGCTGGACCTCGTCGGGATCGTCGCCGGTGTCGTCTCCTCCGCCTCCATGGCCGCCGGCACGGTCATGACCAAGCGCTGGGGGCGTCCCGAGGCGGTCGGCCCGCTGGCCGTCACCGGCTGGCAGCTCACCGCGGGCGGGCTGGTCATCATCCCCGTCGCGGCCCTGATCGAGGGAGCGCCGCCCGCGCTCGACGGCAAGGCCTTCCTCGGCTACGGCTACATGATGCTGATCAACACCGGCATCGCGTACTGGCTCTGGTTCCGCGGCATCGGCAGCCTCACCGCCACCTCGGTCACCCTGCTCGGCCCGCTCTCCCCGCTCACCGCCGCCGTCATCGGTTGGGCGGCCCTCGGGCAGGCCCTGTCGCCCGTACAGCTGATGGGCATGGCGATCGCCTTCGGGGCCACCGTCGCCGGCCAGCTGTTCGCCGCCCGGACCCCCGCCCCCGCAGAACCGTTCAGTTCTACTGAAGAGAATGATCGAAATGTTTCGATGGACCTGACGGGTGACGAAGTGCGACGGTAG
- a CDS encoding mechanosensitive ion channel family protein, whose protein sequence is MPWPAALLPLAADTPDPAASVKEAHESVTNAASFIEENWAGWLYLGLKILLILVIAAAFRSLVRKSLTKLITRMNRGAEAVEGMALGGLLVNAERRRQRSEAIGSVLRSVASFLILGTAGLMVLGALGINLGPLLASAGVAGVAIGFGARNLVTDFLSGVFMILEDQYGVGDKIDAGVASGEVVEVGLRVTKLRGDNGEIWYVRNGEIKRIGNLSQGWATAGVAVQIKPSESLTRVREVVKHVAENMAKESPWDERLWGPVEVLGLDEVLLASMTVKVSARTMPGQQFAVERELRWRIKEAFDEAGIRIIGGQPAVDGDEDEAAADPTAAVAAPSALANPASPQSLATTPIPSPASGSPRITK, encoded by the coding sequence GTGCCCTGGCCTGCCGCCCTGCTGCCCCTGGCAGCCGACACCCCGGACCCGGCCGCTTCGGTGAAGGAGGCCCACGAGAGCGTCACGAACGCCGCCAGTTTCATCGAGGAGAACTGGGCCGGATGGCTGTACCTGGGCCTGAAGATCCTGCTGATCCTGGTGATCGCGGCCGCGTTCCGCTCGCTGGTCCGCAAGTCGCTGACCAAGCTGATAACCAGGATGAACCGGGGCGCCGAGGCCGTCGAGGGCATGGCGCTCGGCGGGCTGCTCGTCAACGCCGAGCGGCGGAGGCAGCGCTCCGAGGCCATCGGTTCGGTCCTGCGTTCGGTGGCTTCGTTCCTGATCCTCGGCACGGCCGGGCTGATGGTGCTCGGCGCCCTGGGCATCAACCTGGGCCCGCTGCTCGCGAGCGCCGGTGTGGCCGGCGTGGCGATCGGTTTCGGTGCGCGCAACCTGGTGACGGACTTCCTGTCCGGCGTGTTCATGATCCTTGAGGACCAGTACGGCGTCGGCGACAAGATCGACGCGGGGGTGGCCTCCGGCGAGGTCGTCGAGGTCGGCCTGCGCGTCACCAAGCTCCGCGGGGACAACGGTGAGATCTGGTACGTCCGCAACGGCGAGATCAAGCGGATCGGCAACCTGAGCCAGGGCTGGGCGACCGCGGGCGTGGCCGTCCAGATCAAGCCGTCGGAGAGCCTGACCCGGGTCCGCGAGGTGGTCAAGCACGTCGCGGAGAACATGGCGAAGGAGTCCCCGTGGGACGAGCGCCTGTGGGGCCCGGTGGAGGTGCTGGGCCTGGACGAGGTGCTGCTGGCCTCGATGACGGTGAAGGTGTCGGCGAGGACGATGCCCGGCCAGCAGTTCGCCGTGGAGCGCGAGCTGCGCTGGCGGATCAAGGAGGCCTTCGACGAGGCCGGCATCCGGATCATCGGCGGCCAGCCGGCCGTCGACGGCGACGAGGACGAAGCCGCGGCCGACCCGACGGCCGCCGTGGCCGCGCCGTCGGCGCTCGCCAACCCGGCATCCCCGCAGTCCCTGGCCACCACCCCGATCCCGTCGCCGGCCAGCGGCAGCCCCCGGATCACCAAGTAG